In one window of Leptospira sp. WS92.C1 DNA:
- a CDS encoding YebC/PmpR family DNA-binding transcriptional regulator: protein MSGHSKWATIRRKKDAIDSKRGAIFTRVGKEITVAARMGGGDPEGNPRLRLAVLKAKSVNMPKDNIERAIKKGTGDLEGVTYEECLYECFGPGGIAIMVSAVTDKKSRTTPEVKSILTKLGGSLATSGSVSRLFEKKGVIVLESSQISEDALVDLAVGAGAEDVVNEGEVFRVITAPDDYEAVLHALNEKGLKSEESEIRYIALVSSEIEDKETAEKVMKLIDQLDSHDDVTSVTSNFELASSLEKEFE from the coding sequence ATGTCCGGACATTCGAAATGGGCGACGATCAGACGTAAGAAAGATGCGATCGATTCTAAACGCGGAGCCATATTTACCAGAGTAGGAAAAGAAATTACGGTAGCGGCGAGAATGGGTGGGGGGGATCCGGAAGGAAATCCAAGGCTTAGACTTGCGGTGCTCAAAGCTAAGTCAGTGAATATGCCCAAAGACAATATAGAAAGGGCGATCAAAAAAGGAACCGGAGACTTAGAAGGGGTCACCTACGAGGAATGTCTCTACGAATGTTTCGGACCGGGTGGAATCGCGATCATGGTCTCCGCAGTAACCGATAAAAAATCGAGAACGACACCCGAGGTCAAAAGTATTCTCACTAAATTGGGGGGTTCTCTTGCCACTTCGGGATCCGTAAGTAGATTGTTTGAAAAAAAAGGAGTGATCGTTTTAGAGTCCTCCCAGATCAGCGAAGACGCGTTAGTCGATCTTGCGGTTGGAGCCGGGGCGGAGGATGTAGTCAACGAAGGAGAGGTCTTTCGTGTGATCACCGCACCGGATGATTATGAGGCGGTCTTGCACGCATTGAACGAAAAGGGACTGAAATCGGAGGAATCGGAAATTCGTTATATCGCCTTGGTTAGTTCCGAGATTGAAGATAAGGAAACTGCGGAAAAAGTGATGAAGCTAATCGATCAATTGGATTCTCATGACGACGTGACATCCGTTACTTCCAACTTCGAACTTGCTTCTTCTCTCGAAAAAGAATTTGAATGA
- a CDS encoding crossover junction endodeoxyribonuclease RuvC, whose translation MRIIGIDPGSHRAGYAVLEKNSSRIRILTYGTVEAPSGTQSPDNLLILRKGLREVLEEYKPTIASVEEMFFAKNKKTASRVFESRGVLLITLAEKNIQILEPTVSQIKKGTTGSGTADKKQIRHALKLLLNIEPLKGHDDSWDAVAAAYVGLSMSSSPLLKIKR comes from the coding sequence TTGAGAATCATCGGAATCGATCCTGGTTCCCATCGCGCAGGATACGCTGTTTTAGAAAAAAATTCCTCCCGAATTCGAATTCTTACTTACGGAACAGTGGAAGCCCCATCGGGAACTCAGAGCCCGGACAATCTTTTGATTTTACGCAAGGGATTACGGGAAGTGTTGGAAGAATACAAACCGACGATCGCTTCGGTCGAAGAGATGTTTTTCGCCAAAAATAAAAAAACGGCTTCTCGGGTTTTCGAGTCTAGGGGAGTTTTGTTAATCACATTAGCGGAAAAGAATATTCAAATTCTGGAACCCACTGTTTCGCAAATCAAAAAAGGAACCACGGGAAGCGGAACCGCCGATAAAAAACAGATCCGTCATGCTCTCAAACTTCTGCTGAATATAGAGCCGCTCAAAGGACACGACGATTCCTGGGATGCGGTGGCTGCTGCTTACGTAGGCCTTTCGATGAGCTCCAGTCCTTTACTCAAAATCAAACGATAA
- a CDS encoding rhodanese-like domain-containing protein, translating to MRVFWILLLIFGIIHPTQTKEKKPPRTKTKIQNPLIDYAGFQKIVNTSSEERESKRLSEEEFLKALEDKEAVILDARSESRYKLRHIRGAINLPFTEFTKESLTQIIPNLNSKILIYCNNNFGGSPAAFAAKSPPASLNLSTYVSLKAYGYTNIYELGPLLDVATTKLPFEGSETD from the coding sequence ATGAGAGTTTTTTGGATCTTACTTCTGATTTTCGGCATCATCCACCCGACACAAACAAAGGAGAAAAAACCTCCGAGAACAAAAACTAAAATCCAAAACCCTCTGATCGATTATGCAGGATTTCAAAAAATCGTAAATACTTCTTCGGAAGAAAGGGAATCAAAACGCCTTTCCGAAGAGGAGTTTCTCAAAGCGTTAGAAGACAAGGAAGCTGTAATTCTGGACGCTCGAAGCGAATCCCGATATAAACTAAGACATATCCGAGGGGCGATCAATCTTCCATTTACAGAATTCACAAAAGAATCGCTAACACAAATCATCCCCAATCTAAATTCAAAAATTCTAATCTACTGCAATAACAATTTCGGAGGCAGTCCGGCCGCGTTTGCCGCGAAAAGTCCCCCCGCTTCTTTGAATCTTTCAACCTATGTTTCCTTAAAAGCATACGGATATACCAATATCTACGAACTCGGTCCGTTACTGGACGTGGCTACGACAAAACTACCCTTTGAAGGAAGCGAAACCGACTGA
- a CDS encoding type III pantothenate kinase, with amino-acid sequence MLLVVDVGNTNTVFGIFENGKTAPLFHKRTVTRKDRTSDELGLFFRGFLREFKIENEAITGGIYSSVVPTLNPILDRMFLDWFKIEAVHVNYQMNLPFSISYPRPYEIGADRLVNAAAVSIDTPGKSIIIDLGTATTFCVVSDKPEYLGGVIAPGLKVSMDALTKNTSQLPPIVFQSPEKILGDSTIESIQAGFFFGWIGLLEGIIREIKRDKGQDYRVIGTGGLVTVIDAAHPGIFDRIDPLLTLRGLQILHQMNS; translated from the coding sequence ATGCTCTTAGTAGTCGATGTAGGAAACACCAACACAGTCTTTGGAATTTTCGAAAACGGAAAAACCGCTCCCCTCTTTCACAAAAGAACCGTAACCCGAAAAGATAGAACTTCCGATGAACTCGGATTGTTCTTTCGAGGTTTTTTAAGGGAATTTAAGATCGAAAACGAAGCTATCACCGGGGGAATTTACTCGAGTGTAGTTCCGACCTTGAATCCGATTTTGGACAGAATGTTTCTGGATTGGTTTAAAATCGAAGCAGTCCACGTCAACTACCAGATGAATCTACCTTTTTCCATTTCTTATCCGAGACCCTATGAAATCGGAGCGGACCGATTGGTCAACGCCGCAGCCGTGTCGATCGACACCCCGGGTAAATCCATTATCATCGACTTAGGAACCGCGACCACGTTCTGCGTCGTAAGCGACAAACCGGAATACTTGGGCGGGGTGATCGCGCCCGGACTGAAGGTTTCTATGGATGCCCTCACTAAAAATACGTCTCAACTTCCCCCGATCGTATTTCAATCCCCCGAAAAAATTTTGGGAGATTCCACCATCGAATCCATCCAGGCCGGTTTCTTTTTTGGCTGGATCGGCCTATTGGAGGGAATCATTCGAGAAATCAAACGCGACAAAGGCCAAGATTATCGAGTGATCGGAACGGGCGGACTTGTGACTGTCATCGACGCCGCACATCCGGGAATCTTCGACAGAATCGATCCGTTACTCACACTTCGCGGATTGCAAATCTTGCATCAGATGAATTCTTAA
- a CDS encoding biotin--[acetyl-CoA-carboxylase] ligase gives MQTILLQPEKGIFIQSTASTNSLIKSQEFPHGTWIVAEEQTAGRGRRDRTWEVLGDESLIFSGKIGLENFDAGPGLSLFIGTALCKAILSVYPELTRELKIKWPNDLYLGKKKVAGILIESEISGSSVTLIIGIGVNLFGKKEAIPEHLTDAGFLNTNPTRSGKKNEILERLIPLLNEAILLWKDPEGRKKELILLNELLLWKGQSVSYTENGNPQTGVLEGLGENGTLILKTPSGARVDFIDSPDDFHSLN, from the coding sequence ATGCAAACCATTCTTCTCCAACCTGAAAAAGGAATTTTTATCCAATCGACAGCGTCCACCAATTCACTTATCAAAAGTCAGGAATTTCCTCACGGAACCTGGATCGTCGCCGAAGAACAAACCGCGGGACGAGGAAGAAGAGACAGAACGTGGGAAGTTTTAGGGGATGAATCCCTAATTTTCTCCGGAAAGATCGGACTCGAAAACTTTGACGCAGGCCCCGGCTTATCTCTTTTTATCGGAACAGCACTTTGCAAAGCGATCCTTTCCGTTTATCCCGAACTCACACGAGAACTCAAAATCAAATGGCCGAACGATCTTTATCTCGGTAAAAAGAAAGTTGCAGGAATTCTAATAGAATCCGAAATCTCCGGTTCTTCGGTAACGCTGATCATCGGAATCGGCGTAAATCTTTTTGGAAAAAAAGAAGCCATTCCCGAACACCTAACCGATGCGGGTTTTTTAAATACGAATCCGACTCGATCCGGTAAAAAAAACGAGATCTTGGAAAGGCTCATCCCCCTTTTAAACGAAGCGATTTTACTCTGGAAAGACCCCGAAGGTCGAAAAAAAGAACTCATTTTGTTAAACGAACTCCTTCTTTGGAAAGGTCAGTCCGTTAGTTATACCGAAAACGGAAATCCTCAGACCGGAGTATTGGAAGGCCTTGGCGAAAATGGGACCTTAATTTTAAAAACACCATCCGGAGCCCGAGTGGATTTCATTGACAGTCCGGACGATTTCCATTCTCTAAACTAA
- a CDS encoding IS4 family transposase — MITKHWSSTLETDLDWIEEEFLSLSLGDKRLNKRLKKIIGSICNQTGSSLPDVFGNWSGTKAAYRFFSNPKVSPDEIIAPHSRATKKRLEKQETILVLSDTTEIYYRNRNRIEGLGPMNSNLDQGLLLHPSITFTTDGIPLGILDFKMWARLKLGSKHLPRDVRKRTPIENKESIKWIQGYRTTCEFSKESDAKYIFICDREADIFELFQEHIEVGENAPDLLIRAVYDRKIEGGDYSWSYLETLEPVDIYTISVPRKKGKKARDAKIELRFEKLSIKPPRYKKLENIDMYAVSATEIDGSEDETIQWKFLTTIPIRTSEDAKNVISYYKSRWGIEVYFKILKSGCAIESTQFKFGDRFKACIAISAIVSRRVMMLTFLGRNVHGLKASIMFEPFEWKGAYCRLYETPQPPKQEPDLGTVLEWIAKLGGHLGRKSDSPPGPLTIFKGLMRVIDLGFIFKLLTQDLTCG; from the coding sequence ATGATCACTAAACATTGGAGTAGTACGCTCGAAACGGATTTAGATTGGATTGAAGAAGAATTTCTGTCTCTTAGCTTGGGGGACAAGAGACTTAATAAACGATTAAAGAAAATTATCGGATCGATATGTAACCAAACGGGCTCAAGCCTACCTGATGTTTTTGGTAATTGGTCGGGAACAAAAGCCGCCTATCGTTTTTTCTCGAACCCGAAAGTATCTCCGGATGAAATTATTGCTCCACATTCCAGAGCGACTAAAAAGCGTCTTGAAAAACAAGAAACGATTTTGGTGTTAAGCGACACAACGGAAATTTATTATCGAAATAGAAACCGAATCGAAGGTTTAGGGCCGATGAATTCCAACTTGGATCAGGGGCTTCTTTTACATCCTTCAATTACATTTACCACAGACGGAATCCCTTTAGGAATTTTAGATTTTAAAATGTGGGCTCGCTTGAAATTAGGCTCTAAACATTTACCAAGAGATGTAAGAAAGAGAACTCCTATTGAAAATAAGGAAAGTATAAAGTGGATTCAAGGCTACAGAACAACATGCGAATTTTCTAAAGAATCCGATGCAAAATACATATTCATCTGTGATAGAGAAGCAGATATTTTCGAACTATTTCAGGAACATATAGAGGTAGGAGAAAACGCTCCAGATCTGCTTATACGTGCGGTTTATGACAGAAAGATCGAGGGCGGTGATTATTCTTGGTCCTATCTTGAAACCTTAGAGCCGGTTGATATATATACAATCTCTGTTCCAAGAAAGAAAGGAAAGAAAGCAAGAGACGCTAAAATCGAGCTTCGATTTGAAAAATTATCAATAAAGCCCCCTCGATATAAAAAATTGGAAAATATAGATATGTATGCGGTATCCGCAACTGAGATTGACGGATCAGAAGACGAAACAATTCAGTGGAAATTTTTAACAACAATTCCAATTAGAACTTCTGAAGATGCGAAGAACGTAATCTCTTACTATAAAAGTCGTTGGGGAATCGAAGTCTATTTCAAGATATTAAAATCTGGATGTGCAATCGAATCCACTCAATTCAAATTTGGCGATCGATTCAAGGCTTGTATTGCCATTAGCGCAATCGTCTCTAGGCGCGTAATGATGTTAACATTCTTAGGAAGGAATGTCCACGGATTAAAAGCTTCCATCATGTTTGAACCATTTGAATGGAAAGGCGCTTACTGCCGACTTTACGAAACTCCTCAACCACCAAAACAAGAACCTGATTTAGGCACTGTTTTAGAATGGATTGCAAAGTTAGGCGGACACTTAGGGCGGAAATCAGACTCACCGCCTGGACCTCTCACAATATTCAAAGGATTAATGAGAGTTATAGATCTCGGATTTATCTTTAAATTACTCACGCAGGATTTAACTTGTGGGTAA
- a CDS encoding thiolase family protein, producing MKLAKPLAICTPRRTPFAQIAKALGPYPGHHLGKIVAEDILSKSKLKPSQIDGVVVGEGFSNAPNSARVIANLVGMRDEIACITVANNCVSGMEAVAEAARRIVLGEGEVFLAIGEESQTSMPFIVKNARLNKKAGSLDKLKKLLPDNLPEGVELRDTLEDGLGDGETSYGMQVTAEIVAQNYALSREVQDKVAFESFKRALEASKAGKYAPYIIPMKDDEGNELTIDEAVGLREGLVENPTRMGRAMLMFDNPGMKFEEFKTKYAKDLKKSHGPTVSIFNASPRSDGAAGVIVTTVEKAKELGLTIEAVVTGWNMKGVHPNNMGIGQAVATEALLADVGLKIQDIDYVEIHEAFAATAVGALEQIKLDTGWDWEKSFDAKKINPNGGSIAIGHPFGATGIRLIANAIMDLKEDSSANKVLITACAHGGIAGSMLIERYKG from the coding sequence ATGAAATTAGCAAAGCCATTGGCAATTTGTACACCAAGAAGAACTCCTTTTGCTCAGATCGCGAAAGCGCTCGGACCATATCCTGGACACCATCTAGGAAAAATAGTCGCAGAAGATATTCTCTCTAAAAGCAAACTGAAACCGTCTCAGATCGACGGAGTTGTTGTTGGGGAAGGATTTAGCAACGCGCCAAACTCAGCAAGAGTAATCGCGAACCTCGTCGGAATGAGAGACGAAATCGCTTGTATTACCGTTGCAAACAACTGTGTTTCCGGAATGGAAGCGGTTGCGGAAGCGGCACGTAGAATCGTTCTTGGAGAAGGCGAGGTATTTCTCGCGATCGGCGAGGAATCTCAAACTTCCATGCCTTTTATCGTTAAAAACGCACGTTTGAATAAAAAAGCGGGATCTCTTGATAAGTTGAAAAAACTTCTTCCGGACAATCTTCCCGAAGGTGTGGAGCTGAGAGATACACTGGAAGACGGACTTGGAGACGGCGAAACTTCTTACGGTATGCAGGTAACTGCGGAAATCGTAGCGCAAAACTACGCTCTTTCCCGTGAAGTTCAAGATAAAGTCGCTTTCGAATCTTTCAAAAGAGCATTAGAAGCTTCTAAAGCTGGAAAATACGCTCCTTACATCATCCCAATGAAAGACGACGAAGGAAACGAACTTACAATCGATGAGGCCGTCGGTCTTCGTGAAGGCCTGGTGGAAAACCCGACTCGTATGGGACGTGCGATGCTGATGTTTGATAACCCTGGAATGAAGTTCGAAGAGTTCAAAACAAAATACGCAAAAGATTTGAAAAAATCCCACGGTCCCACCGTTTCCATCTTCAACGCAAGCCCGCGTTCCGATGGAGCGGCCGGTGTGATCGTTACCACTGTTGAAAAAGCGAAAGAACTCGGTCTTACGATCGAGGCGGTCGTTACAGGTTGGAACATGAAAGGTGTTCACCCGAACAATATGGGAATCGGACAAGCAGTAGCGACCGAAGCTCTTTTAGCGGATGTTGGCCTTAAGATCCAAGACATCGATTACGTGGAAATTCACGAAGCGTTCGCTGCGACTGCGGTGGGGGCTCTGGAACAAATCAAATTGGATACCGGTTGGGATTGGGAAAAATCTTTTGATGCAAAAAAAATCAATCCAAACGGCGGATCCATCGCAATCGGTCACCCATTCGGTGCCACCGGAATCCGTTTGATTGCAAATGCGATCATGGATCTCAAAGAAGATTCTTCCGCAAACAAAGTGTTGATCACCGCTTGTGCACACGGTGGAATCGCGGGATCCATGTTGATCGAAAGATACAAAGGTTGA
- a CDS encoding thioesterase family protein produces the protein MITDEIQLVTRISDLDTQRHVTSRTYENFCLEGRFRALEKNGFSLREILSQGITIHPLESQIRFLAQQMEGANLKTETKGYPLKDGKIFWDQKVYSDSGIPAAEIKTLTVSEKNGKPIDLFTPEKTEITGFDQFPEIPDFRGTCKTVDTESTTLYSERNIFGGYNPAYLWRIVEDSRWFFSTATGLTLDRFVEMDTTLFFMGGVFRFFHPVPAGRKVKVSTWIHSFEKIRSYMRHEVTDSETGLRYFAVQDEQLVVSLTKARPKKAPEEFQRLVGEYVENFEYSQK, from the coding sequence ATGATCACAGATGAAATTCAACTCGTGACTCGGATTAGCGATCTGGACACACAAAGACATGTGACCAGCCGAACTTATGAAAACTTCTGTCTAGAAGGCAGATTTCGAGCCCTCGAAAAAAACGGCTTTTCTTTACGGGAAATTCTATCTCAAGGAATCACGATCCATCCTCTGGAATCACAAATTCGATTTTTAGCACAACAGATGGAAGGGGCCAATCTCAAAACGGAAACAAAAGGTTATCCGTTAAAAGACGGTAAGATCTTCTGGGATCAAAAAGTTTATTCCGATTCCGGAATCCCGGCTGCGGAAATAAAAACACTCACCGTTTCGGAAAAAAACGGAAAGCCAATCGATCTATTCACGCCTGAAAAAACGGAAATTACCGGGTTTGATCAGTTCCCGGAAATTCCCGATTTTCGAGGAACTTGTAAAACTGTAGACACCGAATCCACAACCCTCTATAGCGAGAGAAACATTTTCGGGGGGTACAATCCGGCTTATCTATGGAGAATAGTAGAAGATTCCCGCTGGTTTTTTTCCACAGCGACCGGTTTGACATTGGATCGTTTTGTAGAGATGGATACGACTCTATTTTTTATGGGAGGGGTCTTTCGATTCTTCCATCCCGTTCCCGCGGGAAGAAAAGTAAAGGTCAGCACCTGGATCCATTCTTTTGAAAAGATTCGGAGTTATATGAGACACGAAGTTACGGATTCTGAAACCGGCTTAAGATACTTTGCCGTTCAAGACGAACAATTGGTTGTTTCTCTTACAAAGGCAAGACCCAAAAAAGCGCCGGAGGAGTTCCAAAGACTCGTGGGCGAATACGTGGAGAATTTTGAATATTCTCAAAAATGA
- a CDS encoding TetR/AcrR family transcriptional regulator, which produces MKSQIRKKKESGIGVRERILDTATSLFYKQGFSNTGMRQIIQESNSVAASLYDHYPSKKELGLAYLAKQEEKTLSDLQGLMDRYPDLAEFLRAWVILKEKQIRHGEFFGCPFAGFASQVMDSDPEYTEFLKDIVTKWTRMISDYLQKAIGSGQLKRNMDIQYVARRILMAYYGSVTMWRMTLELRYIREMDDALREIVEEYRIL; this is translated from the coding sequence ATGAAATCTCAGATACGCAAAAAGAAAGAATCCGGGATCGGAGTTCGGGAAAGGATCTTAGATACCGCCACCTCGCTTTTTTACAAACAGGGTTTTTCCAATACCGGAATGCGACAGATCATTCAGGAATCCAATTCGGTCGCCGCCAGTCTTTACGATCATTATCCATCCAAAAAAGAATTGGGTCTTGCCTATCTTGCAAAACAGGAAGAAAAAACGCTCAGCGATCTTCAGGGATTGATGGATCGATATCCGGATTTGGCGGAATTTCTAAGGGCCTGGGTGATTCTTAAGGAAAAACAAATCCGTCATGGAGAATTTTTCGGCTGTCCTTTTGCCGGTTTTGCGAGTCAAGTGATGGACTCTGATCCGGAATATACGGAATTCTTAAAAGATATCGTAACCAAATGGACACGGATGATCAGCGATTATCTGCAAAAAGCGATCGGTTCGGGTCAGCTTAAACGCAATATGGATATCCAATACGTAGCGAGAAGAATTTTGATGGCATATTACGGTTCCGTAACCATGTGGAGAATGACTTTGGAACTTCGATACATCCGAGAAATGGACGACGCTCTTCGTGAAATTGTAGAAGAATATCGAATTCTTTAA
- the msrB gene encoding peptide-methionine (R)-S-oxide reductase MsrB: MKYEVNKSEEEWKKELTPEQYKILRQKGTEMAFTGALYQNHDKGTYVCAACGAALFSSETKYESGSGWPSFYQPAKEEAVEKETDSSHGMTRTEVVCSRCGGHLGHVFPDGPRPTGLRYCINSASLKFKKE; the protein is encoded by the coding sequence ATGAAATACGAAGTCAATAAATCGGAAGAGGAATGGAAAAAGGAACTCACTCCCGAACAATATAAAATTTTGAGACAAAAGGGAACCGAGATGGCTTTTACTGGCGCTCTTTATCAGAATCATGATAAGGGAACCTATGTCTGTGCCGCCTGTGGAGCCGCGTTATTCTCATCGGAAACGAAGTATGAATCCGGATCCGGTTGGCCTTCTTTTTATCAACCGGCAAAAGAAGAAGCGGTCGAAAAAGAAACCGATTCCAGTCATGGAATGACAAGAACCGAAGTTGTTTGTTCCAGATGCGGAGGGCATCTTGGTCACGTATTTCCGGACGGACCCAGGCCGACCGGGCTTCGTTATTGTATCAACTCTGCTTCTTTAAAGTTTAAGAAAGAATAG
- a CDS encoding esterase/lipase family protein: protein MNDDHLVYVSDNLSVRNPILQFFAEKWYVILYFWHAIIGIFIQLEDSPEGDKRPVVLIPGFLGRTLSWEPMLKHLSVNGHPVYTVPLGFQMGNIRSKSRILEEYLIQKKIKDCYIVGHSMGGLIAAGLTYKGRDRVKKIFIAGTPVRGTYLAYAAPIFIGAWQMMPGSKFIKETVEVFEKLPNVQSVFTQKDQIILPSENSRLGHFDDVELPEAGHMNLFMGPLGIACLFDLITAEENKDPKPIPKKTEPQKQVESSQAITQKIQPTSKKKNVSKKTSPKKASLKRQTPIAKKKGIVKKKKR from the coding sequence ATGAATGATGATCATCTTGTCTATGTATCCGACAATCTTTCCGTCCGTAATCCTATTCTTCAGTTTTTTGCCGAAAAATGGTATGTGATTCTTTATTTTTGGCATGCGATCATCGGAATTTTTATTCAATTAGAGGATTCTCCGGAAGGAGATAAACGTCCCGTTGTTCTCATACCCGGATTTTTAGGAAGGACTCTTTCTTGGGAGCCGATGCTCAAACATCTATCCGTAAACGGACATCCGGTTTATACGGTTCCGCTCGGTTTTCAAATGGGAAACATTCGATCTAAAAGTAGAATTTTGGAAGAATATCTCATTCAAAAAAAAATCAAAGACTGTTATATCGTCGGACATTCGATGGGCGGTTTGATTGCGGCCGGACTTACTTATAAAGGAAGAGATCGGGTTAAAAAAATTTTTATCGCCGGAACACCTGTCCGCGGAACGTATCTCGCATACGCAGCTCCGATTTTTATCGGTGCTTGGCAGATGATGCCCGGTTCCAAGTTTATTAAAGAAACAGTCGAAGTCTTTGAAAAGCTGCCTAACGTGCAATCCGTATTTACTCAAAAAGATCAGATTATTCTTCCTTCGGAAAATTCGCGTCTCGGTCATTTTGACGACGTCGAACTTCCGGAAGCCGGTCATATGAACTTGTTTATGGGGCCTCTCGGAATCGCATGTCTTTTTGATTTAATCACCGCGGAAGAGAATAAAGATCCTAAACCGATTCCTAAAAAAACGGAACCGCAAAAACAGGTAGAGTCTTCTCAAGCTATCACTCAAAAAATCCAGCCGACTTCTAAAAAGAAAAACGTTTCTAAGAAAACTTCCCCCAAAAAAGCTTCTTTAAAAAGACAGACACCAATTGCTAAGAAAAAAGGAATCGTTAAGAAAAAAAAGAGATAA
- a CDS encoding tetratricopeptide repeat protein gives MNQALKKNQEGVALLQKNPEQAAKLFREAQALDPKNPDFSNNIGVALLSQGKFKEAISYFVRATELDPKYVRGFYNEGVCYQNLQKNEESVRAYKKTLSITDIPEVYFNLGIVYTRLGEKKKAIESYQKFIEIAPANMSQPVADAKDKIRSLKD, from the coding sequence GTGAATCAAGCTCTTAAAAAAAATCAAGAAGGTGTGGCTTTACTTCAAAAAAATCCGGAGCAGGCTGCAAAACTTTTTAGAGAAGCTCAGGCTCTGGATCCTAAAAATCCGGATTTTTCGAATAACATCGGTGTCGCTTTGTTGTCTCAAGGAAAATTTAAGGAAGCGATTTCGTATTTTGTAAGAGCTACCGAATTGGATCCTAAATATGTCCGTGGTTTTTATAACGAAGGCGTTTGTTATCAAAATCTTCAAAAGAACGAGGAATCCGTTCGTGCCTACAAAAAAACCCTGAGTATAACAGACATTCCAGAAGTATATTTTAATTTAGGAATTGTTTATACAAGATTGGGTGAAAAAAAGAAGGCGATTGAAAGTTATCAGAAATTTATCGAGATCGCACCGGCCAATATGTCTCAGCCGGTCGCCGATGCAAAAGATAAGATTCGTTCTCTTAAAGATTAA
- a CDS encoding YIP1 family protein, whose product MNIWNHIKNTLFNSKTHLSQNSDFPDYLNSNTPYKNYFILILICAILLIGTRVIRESSDNGITVKVPPGSEAKIEQNRREYSEQNTVTKILIAKLIYILAWIAIPLIIAGIRFGFLKILGDKNGNFSDLLKLTLSTTIPILLLTGFVSVTYDLLPIFPWNRNVNSFLIQVGVSFVSFLIGFLWEGRLCLYAFKNFYGQNSGRAVLTWLSPGMIFLNLLSLTIILRSWLS is encoded by the coding sequence ATGAACATCTGGAATCATATTAAAAATACGTTATTTAATTCCAAGACTCACCTTTCACAAAATTCGGATTTTCCGGATTATCTGAACTCAAACACACCGTATAAAAATTATTTTATATTGATTCTAATTTGTGCGATTCTGTTAATCGGAACGCGTGTAATTCGGGAATCCTCCGATAACGGAATTACTGTAAAAGTTCCTCCCGGATCCGAAGCGAAGATCGAACAAAATCGACGGGAATATTCGGAACAGAACACGGTTACCAAAATCCTCATCGCAAAACTTATCTATATCCTGGCTTGGATTGCGATACCGCTGATCATAGCGGGAATACGATTCGGTTTTCTGAAAATTTTGGGGGATAAGAACGGTAATTTTTCAGATCTGCTAAAACTTACTCTTTCAACAACCATACCGATACTACTTCTTACGGGTTTTGTATCTGTCACATACGATTTGCTGCCCATTTTCCCGTGGAATCGAAACGTAAACAGTTTTTTAATTCAAGTTGGAGTTAGTTTTGTATCTTTCTTGATCGGTTTTTTATGGGAAGGAAGGCTTTGTCTGTATGCTTTTAAAAACTTCTACGGACAAAATTCCGGAAGGGCCGTTCTTACTTGGTTATCTCCCGGAATGATATTTCTAAATCTGCTTTCTTTGACTATAATTCTTCGGTCTTGGTTGAGTTAA